The following is a genomic window from Brevibacterium limosum.
AATGACATCATCGCGATGTACTCCGTCGCCCGCGCCAGCCTCGACTCCGTGCGCGCCGGCCACGGCCCGATGCTCATCGAAGCGTTCACCTACCGTCGCGGCGCCCACACCACGGCCGACGATCCGACGAAGTACCGTGACAAGGCCGAAGAGGAGATCTGGGAGGACCGCGACCCGATCATCCGCCTCAAGGCCTACCTGGACAAGCACACCGAAACCAGCGCAGAGTTCTTCGCCGAGGTGGACGCCGAGGCCGACACCCTGGCCGCCCGCATCCGCCACAACTGCATGACTATGGAGAACCCCGACGGCGTCGAGATGTTCGCCCACGTCACCGCGGAACCCCACTCCCTCGTCGACGAGGAACGTGCCGGATTCCTGGCATACCAGGCCTCGTTCGCCGATGCGGGTGAGGCCTGATGGAGAAACTTCCCCTCTCTAAGGCGATCACCGCCGGAATGCGCAAGGCCATGGAGGACGACCCGAAGGTCGTCCTCATCGGTGAGGACATCGGCAAACTCGGCGGCGTCTTCCGCGTCACCGAGGGACTGCAGAAGGACTTCGGTCCCCAACGCGTCATCGATGCCCCGCTGGCCGAGTCCGGCATCGTCGGCACCTCGATCGGCATGGCCATCCGCGGTTACCGTCCCGTCATCGAGATCCAGTTCGACGCGTTCATCTTCCCGGCCTACGACCAGATCGTCACCCAGGTGGCGAAGCTGTACAACCGGACACTGGGCAAAGAGAACATCCCGATGGTCATCCGCGTGCCCTACGGCGGCGGCATCGGCTCACCCGAACACCACTCGGAGAGCCCCGAGACCGTGTTCGCCCACCACGCCGGCCTGCGGCTGGTCTCCCCGTCGAACGCGCATGACGCGTACTGGATGATCCAGGACGCGATCAAGAGCGACGACCCGGTGATGTTCTTCGAACCCAAGCGCCGCTACTGGATGCGCGGGGACGTCGACACGTCTGCACGGGGCGAGTTGGGCATGCACGACGCCCGTGTGGTGTCCGAGGGAACTGATGTCACGCTCGTGGCCTACGGTCCGCTGGTCCCGACGGCGGAGGACGTGGTCACCGCGGCCGCTGAGGAAGGCAAGAGCGTCGAGCTCATCGACCTGCGCAGCCTCAGCCCGATCGACTTCACCGCGATCGAGAAGTCCGTGACCAAGACCGGCCGTCTTGTCGTCGCCCATGAGGCCCCGACCTTCTTGGGGCTGGGCTCGGAGATCGCCGCGCGCATCACCGAACGCTGCTTCTTCAACCTCGAGGCCCCGGTCATCCGGGTAGGCGGCTACCACACCCCGTACCCCGGGTCGCGGATGGAAGAGCACTACCTGCCCGACCTCGATCGCATCTTCGATGGTGTCGATCGGGCCCTGTCCTACTGATTTCGAGGAGAGTCAAGAATGTCATTCGAATTTCCTCTTCCCGACGTCGGTGAGGGCCTGACCGAGGCCGACATCGTCGCGTGGAAGGTCGCCCCCGGCGACACTGTCACCGTCAACCAGATCCTCGTCGAGATCGAGACCGCGAAGTCGCTCGTCGAGCTGCCCAGTCCGCAGGCCGGCACCGTCGGTGCGCTCCTCGTCGAGGAGGGCCAGACCATCGAGGTCGGCACCCCGATCATCCGGTTCGGCGGAGATGATTCCAGCGCCGAGGCGGCCCCCGCCACCGCTGGTGCGCCCGCTTCCGGCTCGGCTGAGAAGCCGGTCGAAGAATCCGGGGACGCCGACGGCGGAGCCACACTCGTCGGCTACGGTGCGAAGGAGACGTCGTCGAAGCGTCGTCCGCGCAAGGGCGCTTCCGTCCCCGCTCCTGCCGCTTCCGCAGCATCGGCGGCCCCGGCTACCCCGGCTGCGGCGCGGGCTCCGGCGGCATCGCCTGCACCCGCAGCAGCTCCTGCGCCCTCTGCGGCTCCAACCGCGGATGCGCAGCTCGCGGCGGCACCTGCCTCGCCGGTCAAGCCGCTGGCGAAGCCGCCCGTGCGGAAGCTTGCGAAGGATCTGGGTGTCGATCTGTCCCAGGTCGCCCCGACCGGTCCCCACGGCGACGTCACCCGCGATGATGTGCACGCGGCCGCGAACCGGACGGCGGCTCCCACGGCGGGTGCGACTGCACCGGCGGCCGCCTCGGCGAGTGACCAAGGAGCGCTCGAGGAACGGATTCCGTTCAAGGGCGTGACGAAGATGATGGCCAAGGCGATGGTCGATTCGGCATTCACGATGCCGCACGTCACCGAATTCCTCGATGTCGACGTCACCGAGACGATGGCGATGGTGCGCCGGCTGAAGTCGACGAAATTCCTCGGCGAGGACGTCAAGGTCTCGCCGCTGCTCATCGTGGCCAAGGCCGTGGCGTGGGCGGTGGGCCGCAATCCGCGGATCAACTCGTGCCTCGAAGGTGACGAGATCGTCGTGAAGAAGTACGTCAACCTCGGAATCGCGGCGGCGACCCCGCGCGGTCTCATCGTGCCGAACATCAAGAACGCGCAGGCCATGGGACTGGGCGAGCTCGCTCAGGGCATTCAGGATCTCACCGCTCTGGCGCGGTCGGGCAAGACGCCGCCGGCCGATCAGGCGGGCGGCACGATCACGGTCACGAACGTCGGCGTCTTCGGAGTCGACGCCGGTACGCCGATCATCAACCCGGGCGAGGCCGCGATCCTCGCGTTCGGGCAGGTTCGGATGAAGCCGTGGGTGGTGGGCGACGAGATTGTTCAGCGTGAGATCACCACGCTGTCGGTCAGCGCCGATCACCGTGTCGTCGACGGCGAGATCATCTCGAAGTTCCTCGCCGACGTCGGACGGGGCCTGGAGGACCCGACCCTGATGCTGGCCTGAGGTCTTACCCTGGTGCCGGCTTTCTGCCGGTTCTGGCGGCTGAGTGTCCCGGTTTCGCATAGTGCGAGGCCGGGGCGCTCTGTTCCCCTTGCCGGTCTCGGCCCAGTGTCCCTACACACTTCTCGGACATCTCTGTGTGCCTACTCGCTGGTCGGGCACCGCCACGATTGCGTGGGGCAATGATCTCACGCATCAGCACACACCTTCGCGGACTCTGGAGACCCCTTGAGCCGCATCCGTTCGCCGCTGCGGGCCACACTGCCGCATTTCGACGCCGGCCCGGTTGCAGCGGCGTCGCGGCCACGGTGCGATCCGGCGAATAGGTACACCTTGTTCTGAACTGCTCACCGAAGGACGTGATGAGTTCAGAGAAGACGAGACCACAACAGTCTTCGCCGCTGGCCCTCGTCTGCGAACCGCAGAAATGACCCGGGCACTGCCCGGTGAGTGAGCAGGAGCACCGGCCGCGAGGTGACGATACAGCCTGTCCGATAAGTCACTCGACAACACAACCAGGGCTGTTCGGCTCAGACTGGGCCGTGATCGAATGGCAGGCGGCCCGAGCAGAAGCTGGGGCGCTCGAGCGTTGCGCCCGTCAGTCGGTGGCTGCAGCGAGCAGTCGCTGCTTGAAATTGGAGACTGGGCGCGGAAGCGGAGCCTCGGCAAGATAGGTGAGGACCAGTTTGCGTTCGATCGTGGGCGTGATCGGGACGCTGACGAGATCGTTGAAGTTCATCAGCGGGACGACCAGCCGCGGCACTGCGGTGATGCCCATACCTGCTGCGACCATTCCACCGACTGCGGGAATCGTGTCGGCGGTCTGCACCTCCTTGGTCTCTGCTCCGACCTGCAGCAGAGCTCGCCGCACCATCGGTGCAATGCTCGTCACAGAATTGAAGCCGACGAACTCCTCACCATGGAAATCTTCCCACCGCACCGAAGCTCGTGCAGCGAATCCATGATCGCGGGGGACGATTGCAACAAAGGGGTCGGAGAGGAACGGTTTCACAGCCAGGTCGGCAGGGAGGGAACCTGTGAAGGCGACGAGACCGATGTCAACCGTTCCGTCGGCCACCATCGGCACGACCTGATCCTGAGGCGCATCACGGATGACGAGTTCGACCTCCGGGAACTCGCGTCGAAATGTATGAACGACCTCTGGCAGGCCTGTCGCCGCCAAGGACGGCAGGCAGGCGATCCTCACCTGGCCTGAACTGCCGGTGACGAAGCCGGAGATCCGCGTCAGCGCAGAGTCGAAAGATCGAACTGCG
Proteins encoded in this region:
- a CDS encoding alpha-ketoacid dehydrogenase subunit beta, with amino-acid sequence MEKLPLSKAITAGMRKAMEDDPKVVLIGEDIGKLGGVFRVTEGLQKDFGPQRVIDAPLAESGIVGTSIGMAIRGYRPVIEIQFDAFIFPAYDQIVTQVAKLYNRTLGKENIPMVIRVPYGGGIGSPEHHSESPETVFAHHAGLRLVSPSNAHDAYWMIQDAIKSDDPVMFFEPKRRYWMRGDVDTSARGELGMHDARVVSEGTDVTLVAYGPLVPTAEDVVTAAAEEGKSVELIDLRSLSPIDFTAIEKSVTKTGRLVVAHEAPTFLGLGSEIAARITERCFFNLEAPVIRVGGYHTPYPGSRMEEHYLPDLDRIFDGVDRALSY
- a CDS encoding dihydrolipoamide acetyltransferase family protein; the encoded protein is MSFEFPLPDVGEGLTEADIVAWKVAPGDTVTVNQILVEIETAKSLVELPSPQAGTVGALLVEEGQTIEVGTPIIRFGGDDSSAEAAPATAGAPASGSAEKPVEESGDADGGATLVGYGAKETSSKRRPRKGASVPAPAASAASAAPATPAAARAPAASPAPAAAPAPSAAPTADAQLAAAPASPVKPLAKPPVRKLAKDLGVDLSQVAPTGPHGDVTRDDVHAAANRTAAPTAGATAPAAASASDQGALEERIPFKGVTKMMAKAMVDSAFTMPHVTEFLDVDVTETMAMVRRLKSTKFLGEDVKVSPLLIVAKAVAWAVGRNPRINSCLEGDEIVVKKYVNLGIAAATPRGLIVPNIKNAQAMGLGELAQGIQDLTALARSGKTPPADQAGGTITVTNVGVFGVDAGTPIINPGEAAILAFGQVRMKPWVVGDEIVQREITTLSVSADHRVVDGEIISKFLADVGRGLEDPTLMLA
- a CDS encoding LysR substrate-binding domain-containing protein encodes the protein MTQLGESNTFTGDDAEAERRIGTPLFERTTRKVAATVTGNEVALYAAHAVRSFDSALTRISGFVTGSSGQVRIACLPSLAATGLPEVVHTFRREFPEVELVIRDAPQDQVVPMVADGTVDIGLVAFTGSLPADLAVKPFLSDPFVAIVPRDHGFAARASVRWEDFHGEEFVGFNSVTSIAPMVRRALLQVGAETKEVQTADTIPAVGGMVAAGMGITAVPRLVVPLMNFNDLVSVPITPTIERKLVLTYLAEAPLPRPVSNFKQRLLAAATD